A genome region from Hevea brasiliensis isolate MT/VB/25A 57/8 chromosome 7, ASM3005281v1, whole genome shotgun sequence includes the following:
- the LOC110651767 gene encoding uridylate kinase PUMPKIN, chloroplastic isoform X2: protein MAISTLFAPVNSLNPITPPTSSSSSLIPFKIHHHRFMTAQNSSNGRLAIQCCHETGPSSDPMTLRQTQMSSMTAFGVNETGSSRPSYKWQRVLLKVSGEALAGDNMQNIDPKITMAIAREVASVTRLGIEVAIVVGGGNIFRGSSWAGSSGLDRSSADYIGMLATVMNAIFLQATMESIGIPTRVQTAFRMSEVAEPYIRRRAVRHLEKGRVVIFAAGTGNPFFTTDTAAALRCAEINAEVVLKATNVDGVYDDDPRCNPNARLLETLTYHEVTSKDLSVMDMTAITLCQENNIPVVVFNLSKSGNISKAIKGERVGTLIGGASNTAVART from the exons ATGGCAATCTCTACTTTATTTGCACCTGTTAATTCTCTTAATCCTATCACTcctcctacttcttcctcttcttctttgatTCCTTTCAAAATTCATCACCACCGCTTCATGACGGCTCAAAACAGCTCAAATGGACGGTTGGCGATTCAGTGCTGTCATGAAACGGGTCCGTCCTCGGATCCCATGACTCTCAG GCAGACCCAAATGTCATCTATGACTGCCTTTGGAGTGAATGAAACTGGCTCTTCTAGACCATCTTACAAATGGCAAAGAGTGTTGCTTAAAGTAAGTGGAGAAGCACTTGCCGGAGATAATATGCAAAATATTGACCCAAAG ATCACAATGGCTATTGCAAGGGAGGTTGCATCAGTGACACGCCTGGGGATAGAG GTTGCAATTGTGGTCGGTGGGGGAAATATATTCCGTGGATCCTCTTGGGCAGGAAGTAGTGGCCTTGACCGTTCATCTGCTGACTACATTGG TATGTTGGCCACAGTTATGAATGCTATATTTCTTCAAGCAACTATGGAGAGTATTGGCATTCCAACCAGGGTTCAGACTGCATTTCGCATGTCAGAGGTTGCAGAACCATATATTCGTCGACGGGCTGTCAGGCATTTGGAAAAAGGAAGAGTTGTGATTTTTGCAGCTGGAACTGGGAATCCATTCTTCACCACAGATACAGCTGCAGCCCTGCGTTGTGCAGAAA TTAATGCAGAGGTAGTGTTGAAAGCTACAAATGTTGATGGGGTCTATGATGATGATCCTAGGTGTAATCCAAATGCTCGTCTTCTTGAAACTCTAACTTACCATGAGGTGACTTCGAAAGATCTTTCGGTGATGGACATGACTGCCATTACTTTGTGCCAAGAAAATAATATTCCTG TTGTTGTCTTCAATCTGTCCAAATCTGGTAACATCTCAAAAGCAATAAAGGGGGAAAGAGTTGGGACATTGATTGGAGGGGCGTCAAACACAGCAGTGGCAAGGACATGA
- the LOC110651764 gene encoding protein MKS1 produces MDPSGFATGGNLPPPPGRSKPQQPPPLQPSSSQSPTKKQNQIQGLRPPALKLHQVSNKIKKPPRPPAQQQPVIIYAVSPKIIHTEVSEFMAVVQRLTGLSSGDFSGDGEVSPEARLAATEKASPRERSSTSIEERNDLMDMLEGVEIGQIPGILSPAPAMLSPVPSGFFSPVTDPKFFYDMSSPYGSNSFIYSPSGLLSAPMFSPLPSPDIFNLFMDHEEEKREEGEEEEEEEEG; encoded by the coding sequence ATGGACCCCTCCGGCTTCGCCACCGGCGGGAATCTACCTCCACCGCCAGGAAGGTCAAAGCCACAGCAGCCACCACCTCTACAACCGTCAAGTTCACAATCACCAACAAAAAAACAGAACCAAATCCAAGGCCTTCGCCCTCCAGCACTTAAACTCCATCAAGTCTCTAACAAAATCAAGAAACCACCACGTCCTCCAGCGCAGCAGCAACCAGTGATCATCTACGCAGTGTCCCCGAAAATCATCCACACCGAGGTTTCCGAGTTCATGGCCGTGGTCCAGCGCCTAACGGGACTCTCATCTGGGGACTTCTCAGGCGACGGAGAAGTATCACCAGAAGCAAGATTAGCTGCAACAGAGAAGGCAAGTCCGAGGGAGAGAAGCAGTACAAGCATTGAAGAAAGAAATGATCTGATGGATATGTTAGAGGGGGTAGAGATAGGTCAGATTCCAGGGATCCTATCACCGGCACCGGCGATGTTATCTCCGGTGCCTTCCGGGTTTTTCTCGCCGGTGACAGACCCAAAATTCTTTTATGATATGAGCAGTCCATATGGAAGCAACAGTTTTATATATAGTCCTTCAGGTTTGTTATCAGCTCCTATGTTTTCTCCATTACCTTCACCAGATATCTTCAACCTGTTCATGGATCATGAGGAGGAGAAGAGGGAGGAgggggaggaggaggaggaggaagaggAGGGGTGA
- the LOC110651767 gene encoding uridylate kinase PUMPKIN, chloroplastic isoform X1: MAISTLFAPVNSLNPITPPTSSSSSLIPFKIHHHRFMTAQNSSNGRLAIQCCHETGPSSDPMTLSRQTQMSSMTAFGVNETGSSRPSYKWQRVLLKVSGEALAGDNMQNIDPKITMAIAREVASVTRLGIEVAIVVGGGNIFRGSSWAGSSGLDRSSADYIGMLATVMNAIFLQATMESIGIPTRVQTAFRMSEVAEPYIRRRAVRHLEKGRVVIFAAGTGNPFFTTDTAAALRCAEINAEVVLKATNVDGVYDDDPRCNPNARLLETLTYHEVTSKDLSVMDMTAITLCQENNIPVVVFNLSKSGNISKAIKGERVGTLIGGASNTAVART, translated from the exons ATGGCAATCTCTACTTTATTTGCACCTGTTAATTCTCTTAATCCTATCACTcctcctacttcttcctcttcttctttgatTCCTTTCAAAATTCATCACCACCGCTTCATGACGGCTCAAAACAGCTCAAATGGACGGTTGGCGATTCAGTGCTGTCATGAAACGGGTCCGTCCTCGGATCCCATGACTCTCAG cAGGCAGACCCAAATGTCATCTATGACTGCCTTTGGAGTGAATGAAACTGGCTCTTCTAGACCATCTTACAAATGGCAAAGAGTGTTGCTTAAAGTAAGTGGAGAAGCACTTGCCGGAGATAATATGCAAAATATTGACCCAAAG ATCACAATGGCTATTGCAAGGGAGGTTGCATCAGTGACACGCCTGGGGATAGAG GTTGCAATTGTGGTCGGTGGGGGAAATATATTCCGTGGATCCTCTTGGGCAGGAAGTAGTGGCCTTGACCGTTCATCTGCTGACTACATTGG TATGTTGGCCACAGTTATGAATGCTATATTTCTTCAAGCAACTATGGAGAGTATTGGCATTCCAACCAGGGTTCAGACTGCATTTCGCATGTCAGAGGTTGCAGAACCATATATTCGTCGACGGGCTGTCAGGCATTTGGAAAAAGGAAGAGTTGTGATTTTTGCAGCTGGAACTGGGAATCCATTCTTCACCACAGATACAGCTGCAGCCCTGCGTTGTGCAGAAA TTAATGCAGAGGTAGTGTTGAAAGCTACAAATGTTGATGGGGTCTATGATGATGATCCTAGGTGTAATCCAAATGCTCGTCTTCTTGAAACTCTAACTTACCATGAGGTGACTTCGAAAGATCTTTCGGTGATGGACATGACTGCCATTACTTTGTGCCAAGAAAATAATATTCCTG TTGTTGTCTTCAATCTGTCCAAATCTGGTAACATCTCAAAAGCAATAAAGGGGGAAAGAGTTGGGACATTGATTGGAGGGGCGTCAAACACAGCAGTGGCAAGGACATGA
- the LOC110651765 gene encoding uncharacterized protein LOC110651765 yields the protein MEPYSDLSSRRKPASKAKAQALGSQEGSSSYDQEIEDTEYLQNLPLYKTVDNGDWEAAMKFLEENPAALTASLSADGDTALHVAVLAGHEEIVKELIKKLSAEDLAIKNENNATALNYAAIGGITKIAEDLVEKNKNLLTIPNQNDLIPVVVASLYGHKEMVRYLYKESPKEELSPEKGKNGIMLLTTCILGELYDIALDLLQLHPQLAFYQDSDNDTALYMLAQKPSAFPSGSTLPLWQQWIYDCIRVPEPHFSNNTHGDIERPRNGPIIRRNTNRGALFQLSVIIWKCLKPLVPGIRHLYNLKLTHAQAQELLCCICQQLSTLRKSEFDRLGVQKAIFIAVEHGIVEFIVEMTKHYPDIIWCEDECKRGIFMYATLQRQEKIFSLIYKMGAKKNYMATHWDKFFNNILHQAAYLAPSSQLECVSGAALQMQRELQWFKEVESIAQPKYRDMVNIYHKTPRALFSETHKRLVEEGEEWMKNTAESCTVVAALIATIMFSAIFTAPGGYDQAGEPLYLYQNLFMVFIVSDAMSLFASTSSLLMFLGILTSRYREEDFLMSLPTKLIIGLSSLFFSIATMMITFGVTLVIFLHKRIPWVSFPIILLASLPVTLFALLQFPILVEIFFSTYGPGIFDKPKKWRFF from the exons ATGGAGCCTTATAGTGATTTATCCTCGAGGAGAAAGCCCGCAAGCAAGGCAAAAGCACAGGCTTTAGGATCACAGGAGGGAAGTTCAAGTTATGATCAAG AGATAGAAGACACCGAGTACCTTCAGAATCTGCCTCTATATAAAACGGTCGATAATGGAGATTGGGAGGCTGCAATGAAATTCCTTGAAGAAAACCCTGCTGCACTGACTGCTAGCCTTTCAGCAGATGGGGACACAGCCCTTCACGTTGCGGTTCTGGCAGGGCATGAAGAGATCGTCAAGGAGTTGATAAAAAAGTTGAGTGCGGAGGACTTAGCAATCAAAAACGAAAACAATGCTACTGCGCTTAATTATGCAGCCATTGGAGGGATCACAAAAATTGCAGAGGACTTAGTTGAAAAGAACAAAAACTTGCTTACCATTCCtaatcagaatgacctgataccGGTTGTTGTTGCTTCACTTTATGGCCATAAAGAAATGGTTCGTTACCTCTATAAAGAGAGTCCCAAAGAGGAACTTAGTCCTGAAAAAGGCAAGAATGGGATTATGCTTCTTACTACTTGTATCCTTGGCGAACTCTATG ATATTGCATTGGATTtgcttcaacttcacccacaattGGCATTTTATCAAGATAGTGACAACGATACAGCACTTTACATGTTGGCTCAAAAACCTTCTGCATTTCCCAGTGGAAGCACACTTCCTCTCTGGCAACAATGGATATATGATT GTATCCGCGTTCCTGAGCCTCATTTCTCTAACAACACCCATGGAGACATCGAAAGGCCTCGCAATGGACCGATCATACGAAGGAACACCAATAGAGGAG CACTTTTCCAATTGTCAGTTATCATTTGGAAATGCCTGAAACCATTAG TTCCAGGAATCAGGCATCTGTATAACCTAAAGCTGACACATGCACAAGCACAAGAACTTCTGTGTTGCATTTGCCAACAATTATCGACCCTGCGTAAGTCAGAATTTGACAGACTTGGAGTTCAGAAAGCCATATTCATTGCTGTTGAGCATGGAATTGTGGAGTTCATTGTAGAGATGACTAAGCACTACCCTGACATTATATGGTGCGAGGATGAATGTAAACGGGGTATATTCATGTATGCAACCCTGCAACGCCAAGAAAAGATTTTCAGTCTTATTTATAAGATGGGTGCCAAGAAAAACTACATGGCAACTCATTGGGATAAGTTTTTTAACAACATTTTACATCAAGCTGCATACTTGGCACCTTCCTCTCAGCTTGAATGTGTCTCAGGTGCAGCATTGCAAATGCAAAGGGAATTACAATGGTTCAag GAAGTGGAGAGTATTGCACAGCCCAAGTACAGGGACATGGTGAACATTTATCATAAGACTCCTCGAGCTTTATTTTCAGAGACCCACAAGAGATTAGTGGAAGAAGGTGAGGAATGGATGAAAAACACAGCTGAGTCCTGCACGGTTGTGGCTGCTCTTATAGCAACCATTATGTTTTCTGCAATCTTCACAGCTCCTGGAGGTTATGATCAGGCTGGCGAGCCTCTATACCTGTATCAAAATCTGTTCATGGTTTTCATCGTATCTGATGCAATGTCTTTATTTGCTTCCACATCCTCATTACTTATGTTCTTGGGAATCCTGACGTCTCGATACAGAGAAGAAGATTTCCTAATGTCCTTGCCTACCAAGTTGATAATAGGGCTTTCCAGTCTTTTCTTCTCTATAGCAACTATGATGATAACCTTTGGAGTAACTCTCGTTATTTTTCTTCACAAAAGAATACCCTGGGTTTCCTTTCCAATCATTCTGCTCGCTAGCCTTCCTGTCACTCTGTTTGCTCTGCTGCAATTTCCTATTCTGGTTGagattttcttctctacttatggACCTGGGATTTTTGACAAGCCTAAGAAGTGGCGGTTCTTTTAA